DNA from Paraburkholderia sp. BL10I2N1:
CGGGACGGGTGAGCGCTGCGCGCCATTGTTGATGCCAGAGGCGCGCTTCGCGCGTGACACTTTGCGCCACCGTCTCACCGTGCTTGCGCACAATGTGCGAATCGGGCCAGCGGCCGAGAAACGTCAGAAACACATCGAGCGTCACGATGGCATCGAGCGTACGGGATGGCCACCCGCGCACGGCGGCGAGGCCTGTGTCGAACACATCGCTAAAGCCGTTCGCGTACTGGCGCGCGATGCTGTCGCGCGGAGCGGCCAGCGTCATCGCGGCGCGCAGGTCGACGGAGGGCGCTGCGTGGACGCTTTGCTCGGGCGCATCGCCCAGGCCGCCGGGATTCGCGAGCGCGATGGCGCGATAGGCGGCGCGGGCGTCGTCGAGATCGAGGCGGGCGAGGACGCGTTCGGTGGCCGTATGCCACGCGGTGGCCGTGGCGGCGCAGCCAGGTTCGTCGAGCGCCGCAGCGAGCGGTCCGGCGAGCAGCACGATGCCGAGATTGGTATTGCAACCGACGGCCTTGCGGGTACGCGTCACCGCGTCGAGAATGCGCGCGCCCACAGGCGCACCCTGTATGAAGAGCGCGCCTGCCGCCGCCTCGGCACTTTCGATGAACTGCGCGGACGTCATGCCGTGCCCCGCACTATCGACGCTGACGTTGCCCGGTTTTGCCGTTTCGACGTCGAGGCGGCAGGCGTGCAGGAAGGCCTCGCGCGCGTCGGCGAGGAGCGGATTGTCAGCTGCCGGCATGGCCACCTGCCAGTGGCAGCGCGACGGGCGGCGCGCAGGCCGCCGCGAGCTTGCGGTCCAGCAGGTCGTCGACCAGCGCCGCGGCGATATCGAGCCCGGTCACCGATTGGAGTCCGCGCCACGCGGCAACGCCGTTGACTTCGAGCACCAGCGGACGGGTTGCGTCGTCGGGATCGGGAATCAGGTCGACCCCGGCGTAATCGAGGCCCAGTGCGCGGGTCGCACGCACCGCGCTGGCGGCGAGCGGCTCGTCCAGCGTCGCTGGCTGGCAGGCCGCGCCCTGCGCGAAATTGTGAATCCAGCCCTTGCCGCCGACGCGCCGCATCGCGGCCACCGCGCGTCCTCCGATCACGAGCACACGCCAGTCGAAACCGGTGCGCCCGCCATCGACATAGCGTTGTAGATACGCGACCTGCTGGTACGTGCGCAGCGACGGCAGGGGCGTCAGCGTGCGGCTTGCCGCACCTGTGCCGCTGCGTGTGCGGGGCCGGCTCGCGCCGAGCCGCCGCAAGCCTTTGCCTTGCGAGCCGAACAGCGGTTTGAGGACGACCTGGCGGCCC
Protein-coding regions in this window:
- a CDS encoding triphosphoribosyl-dephospho-CoA synthase encodes the protein MPAADNPLLADAREAFLHACRLDVETAKPGNVSVDSAGHGMTSAQFIESAEAAAGALFIQGAPVGARILDAVTRTRKAVGCNTNLGIVLLAGPLAAALDEPGCAATATAWHTATERVLARLDLDDARAAYRAIALANPGGLGDAPEQSVHAAPSVDLRAAMTLAAPRDSIARQYANGFSDVFDTGLAAVRGWPSRTLDAIVTLDVFLTFLGRWPDSHIVRKHGETVAQSVTREARLWHQQWRAALTRPAEVPDALRLSAWDTGLKARGINPGTSADLTVATLFVANLLERSQTGRSATRI
- a CDS encoding RimK family alpha-L-glutamate ligase, which codes for MIGTPPATGLRVAIITDETGWHTLRLKKAFRARRVEARCVDLADCRIDTSWAPYGLALPGFGHTLPDAAFVRGIAGGTFEQVTLRLGILHALRECGVPVYNDARAIERSVDKSMTSFLLNLHGIPTPATWAGESTAFAQRVLMREAAAGRQVVLKPLFGSQGKGLRRLGASRPRTRSGTGAASRTLTPLPSLRTYQQVAYLQRYVDGGRTGFDWRVLVIGGRAVAAMRRVGGKGWIHNFAQGAACQPATLDEPLAASAVRATRALGLDYAGVDLIPDPDDATRPLVLEVNGVAAWRGLQSVTGLDIAAALVDDLLDRKLAAACAPPVALPLAGGHAGS